From Macrobrachium rosenbergii isolate ZJJX-2024 chromosome 22, ASM4041242v1, whole genome shotgun sequence, the proteins below share one genomic window:
- the LOC136850347 gene encoding opioid growth factor receptor-like: MALPSLPVEDRAKPSEGPGPYHTMALPSLPVEDRAEPSEDPGPSHTTALPSLPVEDRAEPSEGPGPYHTTALPSLPVEDRAEPSEGPGPYHTTALPSLPVEDRAEPSEGPGPYHTTALPSLPVEDRAEPSEGPGPSHTTALPSLPVEDRAEPSEGPGPSHTTALPSLPVEDRAEPSEGPGPYHTTALPSLPVEDRAEPSEGPGPYHTTALPSLPVEDRAEPSEGPGPSHTMALPSLPVEDRAEPSEGPGPSHTMALPSLPVEDRAEPSEGPGPYHTTVLPSLPVEDRAEPSEGPGPSHTMALPSLPVEDRPEPSEGPGPSHTTALPSLPVEDRAEPSEGP, translated from the coding sequence ATGGCCCTCCCCAGCCTCCCTGTAGAGGATCGAGCCAAGCCCTCAGAAGGTCCTGGACCCTACCACACCATGGCACTCCCCAGTCTCCCTGTAGAGGATCGAGCCGAGCCCTCAGAAGATCCTGGACCCTCCCACACCACGGCCCTCCCCAGTCTCCCTGTAGAGGATCGAGCCGAGCCCTCAGAAGGTCCTGGACCCTACCACACCACGGCCCTCCCCAGTCTCCCTGTAGAGGATCGAGCCGAGCCCTCAGAAGGTCCTGGACCCTACCACACCACGGCCCTCCCCAGTCTCCCTGTAGAGGATCGAGCCGAGCCCTCAGAAGGTCCTGGACCCTACCACACCACGGCCCTCCCCAGTCTCCCTGTAGAGGATCGAGCCGAGCCCTCAGAAGGTCCTGGACCCTCCCACACCACGGCTCTCCCCAGTCTCCCTGTAGAGGATCGAGCCGAGCCCTCAGAAGGTCCTGGACCCTCCCACACCACGGCTCTCCCCAGTCTCCCTGTAGAGGATCGAGCCGAGCCCTCAGAAGGTCCTGGACCCTACCACACCACGGCCCTCCCCAGTCTCCCTGTAGAGGATCGAGCCGAGCCCTCAGAAGGTCCTGGACCCTACCACACCACGGCCCTCCCCAGTCTCCCTGTAGAGGATCGAGCCGAGCCCTCAGAAGGTCCTGGACCCTCCCACACCATGGCCCTCCCCAGTCTCCCTGTAGAGGATCGAGCCGAGCCCTCAGAAGGTCCTGGACCCTCCCACACCATGGCCCTCCCCAGTCTCCCTGTAGAGGATCGAGCCGAGCCCTCAGAAGGTCCTGGACCCTACCACACCACGGTCCTCCCCAGTCTCCCTGTAGAGGATCGAGCCGAGCCCTCAGAAGGTCCTGGACCCTCCCACACCATGGCTCTCCCCAGTCTCCCTGTAGAGGATCGACCCGAGCCCTCAGAAGGTCCTGGACCCTCCCACACCACAGCTCTCCCCAGTCTCCCTGTAGAGGATCGAGCCGAGCCCTCAGAAGGTCCTTGA